A stretch of Gemmatimonas aurantiaca T-27 DNA encodes these proteins:
- the rpsR gene encoding 30S ribosomal protein S18, producing the protein MRRPKKPCPITEAGIRYVDYKDDRLLARFITDYGKILPSRLSGVDARHQRQLSKAVKKARYLALLPYVKGQTG; encoded by the coding sequence ATGCGCCGCCCAAAGAAGCCCTGCCCGATCACGGAAGCGGGGATCCGCTACGTGGATTACAAGGATGATCGTCTCCTCGCCCGCTTCATCACGGACTACGGCAAGATCCTGCCGAGCCGTCTGAGCGGCGTGGATGCCCGCCACCAGCGTCAGTTGTCGAAGGCGGTGAAGAAGGCGCGTTATCTCGCGCTGCTCCCGTACGTGAAGGGGCAGACGGGCTGA
- a CDS encoding M28 family peptidase, translated as MILTRSRAALALGCALVGVSPVLSAQGAASAGVNSSPLPLKHEPKPTSAAITSQDLMTRLYIFADDSLSGRDVGTEGHVKATDYLAREVQRLGLTPAGENGTFFQTLPLKTRRVDRMSSFIAGGASLAIGTDWAIGGNTSLDLDGVEVIYAGPFGETAAALSADQVKGRIVAYAPEASNAALLKSLEGAAITPEGAAGVVFLLPPRTAGVMGYALRGGSQLIDPSLPQLEGRLFVSETAAAKLFPTPVSQLTPGTVGAKLSIKAHVDVSAATFPARNVVAILPGSDAKLKNQYVAVGAHSDHVGVAPRALDHDSILVFNRIVRPGGAEDEGNMGSPDQFTQINAELVELRKTKAPRRDSIFNGADDDGSGSVAVLEVAEYLVSLKTKPKRSTVFVWHAGEEKGLWGSAYFTEHPTVPRDSIIAQLNMDMVGRGAATDVTGMSKEGKELRGGPDYLQLVGSRRLSSDLGDLVERVNKDGKYNFTFDYAMDANGHPMNIYCRSDHYEYAKWGIPVTFFTTGGHSAYHQLTDEPQYIDYPHLQRVTRLVAGIALELGNTATRPVVNGPRLDPRGTCTQ; from the coding sequence ATGATTCTGACCCGTTCCCGCGCTGCGTTGGCGCTCGGGTGTGCCCTCGTGGGTGTGTCGCCGGTGCTGTCCGCGCAGGGGGCGGCGTCGGCGGGTGTGAACAGTTCCCCGCTACCGCTCAAGCACGAGCCCAAGCCCACGTCGGCTGCGATCACCTCGCAAGACCTGATGACGCGGCTGTACATCTTCGCCGACGATTCTCTCTCGGGTCGTGATGTCGGGACGGAAGGCCATGTGAAGGCCACCGACTATCTCGCGCGCGAAGTGCAGCGACTCGGCCTTACGCCGGCCGGTGAGAATGGCACGTTTTTCCAGACGCTGCCGCTCAAGACCCGCCGTGTGGATCGCATGTCGTCCTTCATCGCGGGCGGCGCATCACTGGCGATTGGCACCGACTGGGCGATCGGCGGCAACACCAGTCTCGATCTCGATGGTGTGGAAGTGATCTATGCCGGGCCGTTTGGAGAAACGGCGGCGGCATTGTCGGCCGATCAGGTGAAGGGGCGCATCGTGGCGTACGCGCCGGAAGCGTCGAATGCGGCGCTGCTCAAGTCCCTTGAAGGCGCGGCGATCACGCCAGAGGGCGCGGCCGGTGTGGTGTTCCTGCTGCCGCCGCGCACCGCGGGTGTGATGGGCTATGCTCTGCGCGGTGGATCGCAGCTCATCGATCCCTCCCTGCCGCAACTCGAAGGACGTCTGTTCGTCTCGGAGACCGCCGCGGCCAAGCTTTTTCCCACGCCGGTCAGCCAACTGACGCCGGGCACCGTGGGCGCGAAGCTGTCGATCAAGGCCCATGTGGACGTATCGGCCGCCACGTTCCCGGCACGGAATGTCGTGGCCATCCTGCCGGGCAGCGACGCGAAGCTCAAGAATCAGTACGTGGCCGTAGGTGCGCACAGTGACCATGTCGGCGTCGCGCCGCGCGCACTCGATCACGACTCGATTCTGGTGTTCAATCGCATCGTGCGCCCGGGTGGTGCAGAAGACGAAGGCAACATGGGATCACCGGATCAGTTCACGCAGATCAACGCCGAACTGGTGGAGCTGCGCAAGACCAAGGCGCCGCGCCGCGATTCCATCTTCAATGGCGCCGACGACGATGGATCCGGTTCCGTGGCGGTGCTCGAAGTGGCCGAGTATCTCGTGTCGCTGAAGACGAAGCCCAAGCGCAGCACGGTGTTTGTATGGCACGCCGGTGAAGAAAAGGGACTGTGGGGATCTGCCTATTTCACCGAACATCCCACCGTGCCGCGCGATTCCATCATCGCGCAGCTCAACATGGACATGGTGGGTCGTGGTGCGGCCACCGATGTCACGGGCATGAGCAAGGAGGGCAAGGAGCTGCGCGGTGGCCCGGATTACCTGCAGTTGGTCGGATCGCGTCGCCTGTCGAGCGACCTCGGTGACCTGGTCGAGCGGGTCAACAAAGATGGCAAGTACAACTTCACGTTCGACTACGCGATGGACGCCAACGGCCATCCGATGAACATCTACTGCCGCAGCGATCACTACGAATACGCGAAGTGGGGCATCCCGGTGACGTTCTTCACCACCGGTGGCCACTCGGCGTATCACCAGCTTACCGACGAGCCGCAGTACATCGACTATCCCCACCTGCAGCGTGTGACACGCTTGGTGGCGGGCATCGCGCTCGAATTGGGCAATACCGCCACGCGGCCAGTGGTGAACGGCCCGCGCCTGGACCCACGCGGCACCTGCACACAGTAG
- a CDS encoding M20/M25/M40 family metallo-hydrolase gives MNSRLSLVPRPLLGALALGLAVGTPAAPRLEAQTPATFPTNDATLKRIWTLGMDSSHVERLAQQLLDSIGPRLTGTARQKAANDWVLSLYKQWGVDGKNEQTGTWRGWRRGHSHIDLLTPRVRTLEGTMLAWSPGTNKKDLTASVIVLPRFADSTEFVKWLPQAKGKFVLVSAPQPTCRPTDNWQQHATPASKARMDSLRADVNREWGGISVRGTGYSNALGTGSLGVRLEEGGAAGVISSRPKNAWGTIDVFESYNLKAPAIALSCEDYGLVFRLAENKQSPTVRLNLDADLLGEQPIFNTIGMIKGTEKPNEYVVLSAHFDSFDGGSGATDNGTGSLTMLEAMRILSTVYPKPKRTILIGHWTAEEHGLVGSRAFTEDHPEVVQGLQALFNQDGGTGRVQSVGAGGLIDAGVHLRQWLSVMPTEVSSAITPRIPGAPSGGGSDDASFACHGAPAFGLGGIGWDYGSYTWHTNRDTYDKVVFDDLRWNATVTAMLAYLAANDATTITRERATAEQIRPQGGAGAAGAGGNAGAFAWPTCQKAPRKTNPRLR, from the coding sequence ATGAATTCGCGCCTGTCCCTCGTCCCCCGTCCCTTGCTGGGCGCGCTGGCCCTCGGGCTTGCCGTCGGCACCCCGGCGGCACCGCGCCTCGAAGCGCAGACGCCGGCCACGTTTCCCACCAACGACGCCACGCTCAAGCGGATCTGGACGCTGGGCATGGACAGCTCCCACGTCGAGCGCCTTGCTCAGCAGTTGCTCGATTCCATCGGCCCGCGCCTGACTGGCACCGCGCGGCAGAAGGCGGCCAACGACTGGGTGCTCTCGCTCTACAAGCAGTGGGGTGTGGACGGCAAAAATGAGCAGACCGGCACCTGGCGTGGCTGGCGTCGTGGGCACTCGCACATCGATCTGCTCACGCCGCGTGTGCGGACGCTCGAAGGCACGATGCTGGCCTGGAGTCCGGGCACGAACAAGAAGGACCTGACCGCGTCCGTGATTGTGCTGCCGCGCTTTGCCGACAGCACCGAATTCGTGAAGTGGCTGCCGCAGGCCAAGGGCAAGTTTGTGCTGGTGTCTGCGCCGCAGCCCACCTGCCGGCCCACCGACAACTGGCAGCAGCACGCCACGCCTGCGTCCAAGGCGCGCATGGACAGCCTGCGTGCGGACGTCAATCGGGAGTGGGGTGGCATCAGCGTGCGCGGCACGGGCTACTCCAACGCGCTCGGCACCGGGAGCCTCGGCGTGCGTCTTGAAGAAGGCGGCGCGGCCGGTGTGATCTCGTCGCGCCCCAAAAACGCCTGGGGCACCATCGATGTATTCGAGAGCTACAACCTCAAGGCGCCGGCCATCGCACTCTCGTGCGAAGACTACGGTCTCGTGTTCCGTCTGGCCGAGAACAAGCAGTCGCCCACGGTGCGTCTCAATCTCGACGCCGACCTGCTCGGCGAGCAGCCGATCTTCAACACCATCGGCATGATCAAGGGCACGGAGAAGCCGAACGAGTACGTGGTGCTCTCAGCCCACTTCGATTCGTTCGATGGCGGCTCGGGTGCCACGGACAACGGCACCGGTTCGCTCACGATGCTCGAAGCCATGCGCATTCTGTCCACCGTGTATCCCAAGCCCAAGCGCACCATTCTGATTGGCCACTGGACGGCCGAGGAGCATGGCCTGGTGGGATCGCGGGCGTTCACTGAAGACCATCCGGAAGTGGTGCAGGGGTTGCAGGCGCTGTTCAACCAGGACGGTGGCACGGGTCGTGTGCAGAGTGTGGGTGCCGGTGGTCTGATCGATGCCGGGGTGCATCTGCGTCAGTGGCTGTCCGTGATGCCCACTGAGGTGTCGTCGGCAATCACGCCGCGCATTCCGGGCGCCCCCAGCGGTGGTGGCAGCGACGATGCGAGCTTCGCGTGCCATGGTGCACCGGCCTTTGGTCTCGGTGGCATTGGCTGGGACTACGGCAGCTACACCTGGCACACCAATCGCGACACATACGACAAGGTCGTGTTCGACGACCTGCGCTGGAACGCGACGGTGACCGCCATGTTGGCGTACCTGGCCGCCAACGATGCGACCACGATCACGCGCGAGCGCGCAACGGCCGAGCAGATCCGTCCGCAGGGCGGCGCGGGTGCAGCGGGAGCGGGAGGCAATGCCGGGGCGTTTGCCTGGCCGACCTGCCAGAAGGCGCCTCGCAAGACCAATCCACGTTTGCGCTGA
- a CDS encoding PEP-CTERM sorting domain-containing protein, with protein sequence MRQRAAAVKQWGMVLAAISLLGAGAAQAQTVTFDGIELRVNATPGPSGSPTIQGGALIMSNGEYGAARSALSTGTYNLLNANWFTSFTMFFTCNNVPNAPGENAKICPGDGIAFVVTGGADTQIGGSGQDMGYAGSFENSLAFALQTFWRELLLGQNGSLTQVYDKPFGDDNENYQRFFDVSLGYDAGSQSLTSHITDGFTSLNQIHSGIALGSWAEDARIGFTASSGLASEISSVSNWKFEYTPATTTVPEPSTVLLVAAGLVGIVVSRRRKTN encoded by the coding sequence ATGAGACAACGGGCGGCGGCAGTGAAGCAGTGGGGCATGGTGCTGGCGGCGATCAGCCTACTGGGTGCAGGAGCCGCGCAGGCTCAGACCGTGACATTCGATGGCATCGAACTGCGAGTGAACGCCACTCCCGGTCCGTCCGGCAGCCCCACCATACAGGGCGGGGCACTCATCATGTCGAATGGTGAGTACGGCGCGGCGCGGAGTGCCCTTTCGACGGGAACGTACAATCTGCTGAACGCGAATTGGTTCACGTCCTTCACGATGTTTTTCACGTGCAACAACGTGCCCAATGCGCCGGGCGAGAACGCAAAGATCTGTCCAGGAGATGGCATCGCGTTTGTCGTGACCGGGGGGGCAGACACCCAGATCGGTGGATCCGGACAAGACATGGGGTATGCCGGCTCGTTCGAGAACAGTCTGGCGTTCGCGCTCCAGACGTTCTGGCGCGAATTGCTGCTCGGACAGAATGGGAGCCTGACGCAGGTGTACGACAAGCCTTTCGGAGATGACAATGAAAATTACCAACGGTTCTTCGACGTCTCGCTAGGCTACGACGCCGGCAGTCAGTCGTTGACCAGCCACATCACGGATGGGTTCACGTCGCTCAACCAGATCCACTCGGGGATCGCCTTGGGGTCGTGGGCCGAGGATGCCCGTATTGGCTTCACCGCCTCATCGGGTCTGGCGTCCGAGATATCCTCGGTCTCCAACTGGAAATTTGAATACACGCCAGCGACCACGACCGTGCCGGAACCGTCCACCGTTCTGCTGGTCGCCGCCGGATTGGTGGGAATCGTGGTGTCCCGTCGCCGCAAGACCAACTGA
- a CDS encoding BamA/TamA family outer membrane protein produces the protein MRLQVEPTVGSWKYTEYTADARSYLPILFNYITFATRLTTSMAVGRDEMRFPKWIGRPDFVRGYNREDIGYVSCSGLPSNDGSSCNAEELIGSRVAFANAELRFPIIRRYGARTSLLGGLPPIDGLFFYDAGVAWSKGQTVSLSQPTDYDFSKQRALLRSYGFGLRMNLFNIAIIRWDWAKPVSRPNGKGFGTWFFGASY, from the coding sequence GTGCGTCTGCAGGTCGAGCCGACCGTGGGCTCCTGGAAGTACACCGAGTACACGGCCGACGCGCGGTCCTATCTCCCCATCCTCTTCAACTACATCACGTTCGCCACCCGCCTGACGACCAGCATGGCCGTGGGGCGCGACGAGATGCGTTTCCCGAAGTGGATCGGCCGTCCCGATTTTGTGCGCGGCTACAATCGTGAAGACATCGGCTACGTGAGCTGCTCCGGATTGCCGTCGAACGATGGCTCTTCCTGCAACGCGGAAGAGCTGATCGGCAGCCGCGTCGCGTTCGCCAATGCGGAACTGCGCTTCCCGATCATCCGTCGGTACGGAGCGCGGACGTCGTTGCTGGGCGGCTTGCCGCCGATCGACGGCTTGTTCTTCTACGACGCCGGTGTGGCGTGGTCGAAGGGCCAGACGGTCTCGTTGTCTCAGCCCACCGACTACGACTTCTCAAAGCAGCGCGCCCTGCTGCGCAGCTATGGGTTCGGCCTGCGCATGAACCTGTTCAACATCGCGATCATTCGCTGGGACTGGGCCAAGCCGGTCAGCCGCCCGAATGGCAAGGGTTTTGGCACCTGGTTCTTCGGCGCGAGTTATTGA
- a CDS encoding sialidase family protein gives MSAFAACAPGSSDLANASTSLDLGAPTELASPTPGGGNTPYLEVTPDDRLFLSWTQRAADSSVSIQMAEWRDSAWDSTRTIAAQRDFFVNWADFPVMTALGNGDLAAHWLEREANGKYSYGVRVVRSKDSGRTWSAPVTPHTDGLAAEHGFVSMWAEGADRIGLVWLDGRKSAMPDSAREMTVRTAAIAPDGSLERETLVDARTCDCCQTGTAGARSGRVIAYRDRTAEEIRDIVVVRQTASGWTEPQKVHNDDWHYPGCPVNGPQVAATGDTVVVAWYTAAHDTARVYVARSVDGGATFAAPVRVDDGDPIGRVDVLLDDQTRPVVVWLEQRSPEKSEVLVRRVGLDGALGVPQVIASTSGARQSGFPRIARHGDALIAAYTTVTPSIAVRVARVPLSPTSKP, from the coding sequence GTGTCTGCCTTCGCGGCCTGCGCGCCCGGCAGCAGCGACCTCGCCAATGCCTCCACGTCACTCGACCTGGGCGCTCCGACCGAACTGGCGAGCCCCACGCCGGGTGGCGGCAACACGCCCTATCTGGAAGTCACGCCGGACGATCGCCTGTTCCTCTCCTGGACGCAGCGGGCCGCCGATTCGTCGGTGAGCATCCAGATGGCTGAATGGCGTGACAGCGCGTGGGATTCGACACGCACGATCGCCGCCCAGCGCGACTTCTTCGTGAACTGGGCCGACTTTCCCGTCATGACGGCACTCGGCAACGGCGACCTGGCCGCGCACTGGCTGGAGCGGGAAGCCAACGGCAAGTACAGCTACGGCGTGCGTGTCGTGCGGTCCAAAGACAGTGGCCGTACCTGGAGCGCGCCGGTCACGCCACACACCGACGGACTGGCCGCCGAACATGGCTTCGTGTCCATGTGGGCCGAGGGCGCCGATCGCATCGGCCTCGTGTGGCTGGATGGTCGCAAGAGTGCGATGCCCGATTCCGCACGAGAGATGACCGTGCGCACGGCGGCCATCGCGCCTGATGGCTCGCTCGAGCGGGAAACGCTGGTCGACGCGCGTACCTGTGATTGTTGCCAGACCGGAACAGCCGGTGCCCGCAGTGGCCGTGTGATTGCCTATCGCGACCGCACTGCCGAAGAGATTCGCGACATCGTGGTGGTGCGCCAGACAGCGAGCGGCTGGACGGAACCGCAGAAGGTGCACAACGACGACTGGCACTATCCGGGTTGTCCGGTGAATGGCCCGCAGGTGGCCGCCACCGGTGACACCGTTGTCGTGGCGTGGTATACCGCGGCACACGATACCGCTCGCGTGTACGTGGCGCGCTCGGTGGACGGCGGTGCGACATTTGCCGCGCCGGTGCGGGTGGATGATGGCGACCCGATCGGACGGGTGGACGTGCTGCTCGATGATCAGACACGTCCGGTGGTGGTGTGGCTGGAACAGCGCTCACCGGAGAAGTCCGAGGTCTTGGTGCGTCGCGTGGGACTCGACGGAGCGCTTGGGGTACCTCAGGTGATCGCCAGCACGAGTGGCGCGCGGCAGAGTGGATTTCCGCGCATCGCCCGTCATGGTGATGCACTCATTGCGGCCTATACCACCGTGACACCGTCGATTGCGGTGCGTGTTGCGCGTGTTCCTCTTTCTCCGACTTCGAAGCCATGA
- the rsfS gene encoding ribosome silencing factor, with translation MAERAPSPGEPIALRAAALASELKATDIVVLDLRGVTDMTDFFVIASGTSDTHVRAVAEYVQAGLKTSGVSTTMTEGLTQGRWALLDYAHCVIHVFHPTLRQFYQLERLWGDATPVQLDKEITQGVR, from the coding sequence ATGGCTGAACGCGCACCAAGTCCTGGAGAACCCATCGCCCTGCGCGCCGCCGCACTGGCGAGCGAGCTCAAGGCCACCGATATCGTGGTCCTCGATCTCCGGGGAGTGACGGATATGACGGACTTTTTTGTTATCGCTTCCGGGACATCCGATACCCATGTCCGGGCCGTAGCGGAATACGTGCAGGCAGGGTTGAAGACGTCTGGGGTGTCTACCACCATGACGGAAGGTCTCACGCAGGGCCGTTGGGCATTGCTCGACTATGCCCACTGCGTGATCCATGTCTTCCATCCGACGTTGCGGCAGTTCTACCAGCTCGAACGACTCTGGGGAGACGCAACACCGGTTCAATTGGACAAAGAAATCACGCAGGGAGTGCGGTAA
- the ychF gene encoding redox-regulated ATPase YchF, translating to MLRLGIVGLPNVGKSTLFNALTSAKAEAANYPFCTVEPNVGMVEVPDARLTRLAEIVQPKRTVPAVVQFVDIAGLVKGASQGEGLGNKFLQNIRETDAIVHVIRCFADDDVTHVMGQPDPARDKEIIELELALSDLATVEKRLDKVKRAAKAADKEALAELPALEAANAALSEGKPLWRAGLDADALAKLSGMQLLSAKPVLYAANVTDAELSGEEGPYLKALRAAVAASGEHAEVVPFSAKIEAELAELSTEERVEFLASLGIETAGLDRLIRAGYTLLGLETYFTAGEQEVRAWTIHRGDTAPVAAGVIHTDFEKGFIRAETVAFNDFSTLGGWKPAREKGAVRSEGKEYVVQDGDVLLFRFNV from the coding sequence ATGCTCCGCCTTGGTATCGTCGGTCTCCCGAATGTCGGCAAGTCGACCCTGTTCAACGCCCTCACGTCTGCCAAGGCGGAAGCGGCCAACTATCCGTTCTGCACGGTCGAACCGAATGTCGGCATGGTGGAGGTGCCGGACGCGCGCCTGACACGCCTGGCGGAAATCGTGCAGCCCAAGCGCACGGTGCCGGCGGTGGTGCAGTTCGTGGATATCGCCGGACTCGTGAAGGGCGCGTCGCAGGGTGAAGGCCTTGGCAACAAGTTCCTGCAGAACATCCGCGAGACCGACGCCATTGTGCATGTCATCCGGTGTTTTGCCGACGACGATGTCACCCACGTCATGGGGCAGCCCGACCCGGCGCGTGACAAGGAGATCATCGAACTCGAGCTCGCGCTGTCCGACCTGGCCACGGTGGAAAAGCGTCTCGACAAGGTGAAGCGGGCGGCCAAGGCGGCCGACAAGGAGGCACTGGCAGAACTGCCGGCGCTCGAAGCGGCCAACGCCGCCCTGTCCGAGGGCAAGCCGCTCTGGCGTGCCGGCCTCGATGCCGATGCGCTGGCCAAGCTCTCCGGCATGCAATTGTTGTCGGCCAAGCCGGTGTTGTACGCGGCCAACGTGACCGATGCCGAGCTGTCGGGCGAAGAAGGCCCGTACCTCAAGGCGTTGCGGGCGGCGGTGGCGGCGAGCGGCGAACATGCCGAGGTCGTGCCGTTTTCGGCCAAGATCGAAGCCGAGCTGGCCGAATTGTCGACCGAAGAGCGGGTGGAGTTCCTGGCCTCGTTGGGGATCGAGACGGCTGGCCTCGACCGGCTGATCCGCGCCGGCTACACGCTGCTGGGCCTCGAGACGTATTTCACGGCCGGCGAGCAGGAAGTGCGGGCCTGGACGATCCATCGTGGTGACACGGCGCCGGTAGCGGCGGGTGTTATTCACACGGACTTCGAGAAAGGGTTTATCCGCGCCGAAACCGTGGCTTTCAACGACTTTTCGACGCTGGGCGGATGGAAGCCGGCGCGTGAAAAGGGTGCGGTGCGGTCGGAAGGCAAGGAGTACGTGGTGCAGGACGGAGACGTCCTGCTGTTCCGCTTCAACGTGTGA
- the rplI gene encoding 50S ribosomal protein L9 produces MEVILRNAVDKLGHPGDIVSVSPGYARNFLIPRGFAYEATQGNRKRIAFEKSRLEALENERIAAAQAIADKLAEVSVTFAARVGEEGKLFGSVTTADIAHQLEAQGFKIEKRQIELNEPIKTLGVYRVGVRLHADVHPEIKVWVIKQ; encoded by the coding sequence ATGGAAGTCATTCTCCGCAACGCCGTCGACAAGCTCGGACATCCTGGTGACATCGTCTCCGTGTCGCCGGGTTACGCCCGCAACTTCCTGATCCCGCGCGGCTTCGCCTACGAGGCCACTCAGGGTAACCGCAAGCGCATCGCGTTCGAAAAGAGCCGCCTCGAAGCGCTCGAAAACGAACGGATCGCAGCCGCTCAGGCGATCGCCGACAAGCTCGCCGAGGTCTCGGTGACCTTCGCGGCCCGTGTGGGCGAAGAAGGCAAGCTGTTTGGCTCGGTGACCACGGCCGACATCGCGCACCAGCTCGAGGCGCAGGGCTTCAAGATCGAGAAGCGCCAGATCGAGCTGAACGAGCCGATCAAGACGCTCGGCGTCTATCGGGTGGGCGTCCGGCTGCATGCCGACGTGCACCCCGAGATCAAGGTGTGGGTGATCAAGCAGTAA
- a CDS encoding DUF2232 domain-containing protein codes for MNGAVAPGLAATAPQERGWRWFVLGLVLMVAVTAAPAWPPTLALFAGAVRLLLPMEQFALLVLVAIAACATVGWWSGGRLFLAVLWVSAAAYVLWRVPLPLSGYGAFLRGWSVALGAAFGLVCLASPARPLLTRAIGAVALAGVITLTGFSARSFGPAGTFDAAGQMFSREYQHRLGESLELWRARSASDSWRRFAQRFPEAVERTTRVEAVLVALAAPMPASDAVGGARPGPLVGLVPALLALESLLALALGWAAYHRLARARIGPPIGALRDLRFNDQWVWGLVVGATLLLLPTLAEWRVAGLNLVCLFGTLYALRGAGVLTWWIPDRAAIWSLLALVLLVPILGPVWVLIALLAVTFTLGLGDTWRDFRAGSPSSRPWSS; via the coding sequence ATGAACGGAGCGGTCGCGCCGGGTCTCGCCGCGACCGCTCCGCAGGAGCGTGGGTGGCGTTGGTTTGTGCTGGGCCTGGTGCTGATGGTCGCCGTGACCGCAGCGCCGGCCTGGCCGCCGACGCTGGCGCTGTTTGCCGGTGCCGTCCGGCTGTTGTTGCCCATGGAACAGTTTGCTCTGCTGGTGCTGGTGGCTATCGCCGCCTGTGCCACGGTGGGGTGGTGGTCCGGTGGGCGACTCTTTCTGGCGGTGTTGTGGGTGTCTGCGGCGGCCTACGTCTTGTGGCGGGTCCCGCTCCCCCTCTCCGGTTACGGGGCTTTCCTGCGAGGATGGTCGGTTGCGTTGGGCGCCGCCTTTGGGCTGGTCTGCCTGGCCTCACCGGCCCGTCCGCTCCTGACCCGGGCGATTGGTGCGGTGGCCTTGGCAGGCGTCATCACGCTGACCGGTTTTTCGGCTCGTTCATTCGGGCCGGCGGGCACGTTTGACGCGGCGGGGCAGATGTTCTCCCGCGAGTATCAGCATCGTCTGGGTGAATCGCTCGAATTGTGGCGAGCTCGTTCGGCTTCGGATTCCTGGCGTCGCTTTGCGCAGCGCTTCCCTGAGGCCGTCGAACGCACCACGCGGGTGGAAGCAGTCCTGGTGGCGCTGGCGGCACCGATGCCGGCGTCCGATGCAGTAGGTGGTGCCCGACCCGGTCCCCTCGTGGGATTGGTACCGGCACTGCTGGCCCTCGAGTCGTTGTTGGCTCTGGCCCTGGGATGGGCGGCGTATCATCGCCTCGCCCGTGCGCGAATCGGTCCGCCGATCGGTGCACTCCGGGACCTGCGATTCAACGATCAGTGGGTGTGGGGTTTGGTGGTTGGTGCGACGCTGCTGCTGCTGCCCACGCTGGCAGAGTGGCGCGTGGCCGGTCTGAATCTGGTCTGCCTGTTCGGAACGCTGTACGCCCTTCGTGGTGCGGGCGTGCTGACATGGTGGATCCCTGATCGGGCGGCCATCTGGTCGCTGTTGGCTTTGGTGCTGTTGGTTCCGATTCTGGGGCCGGTGTGGGTCCTGATCGCGTTGCTCGCGGTCACCTTCACCCTCGGGCTCGGGGACACATGGCGGGATTTCCGGGCGGGTTCGCCGTCCAGCCGACCGTGGTCCTCCTGA
- a CDS encoding DUF3108 domain-containing protein, whose protein sequence is MMRMAFAPMLAALATLLICSPLSGEPLSGQAAVPAGAAAVPFQVGEKLEYDVKFGSLKVGGGSMEVREITEVRGQPVWHTVFQIKGGIPLYRVNDVYESWFDVVTLNSLRYHQDVDEGSYERKRRYEIFPERGMMKDGDKDEEPTVSSPLDEGSFLYFVRTIPLEVGRTYEYARYFKAQGNPVRIRVLRKETISVPAGSFNTVVVQPTFQTKGIFSQNGKAEVWITDDARRMMVQMKSKLSFGSLNLYLRSAAGTREP, encoded by the coding sequence ATGATGCGAATGGCTTTCGCGCCGATGCTGGCAGCGCTCGCGACGCTGCTGATCTGCTCCCCGCTTTCGGGTGAGCCCCTCAGTGGACAGGCCGCCGTTCCGGCCGGTGCCGCCGCCGTGCCGTTTCAGGTGGGCGAGAAGCTCGAATACGACGTCAAGTTCGGATCGCTCAAAGTGGGCGGCGGCAGCATGGAGGTGCGCGAGATCACCGAAGTGCGTGGCCAACCGGTCTGGCACACGGTCTTTCAGATCAAGGGCGGTATCCCGCTCTACCGGGTGAACGACGTGTACGAGTCGTGGTTCGACGTGGTCACCCTCAACTCGCTGCGGTACCACCAGGACGTGGACGAGGGGAGCTACGAGCGGAAGCGTCGTTACGAGATTTTCCCCGAGCGCGGCATGATGAAGGACGGGGACAAGGACGAAGAGCCGACCGTATCGTCGCCGCTGGACGAAGGCTCGTTCCTGTATTTCGTGCGCACCATCCCGCTCGAAGTGGGCAGGACGTACGAGTATGCCCGGTACTTCAAGGCCCAGGGCAATCCGGTGCGCATCCGGGTGTTGCGGAAGGAAACGATCTCGGTGCCCGCTGGCTCGTTCAATACGGTGGTGGTGCAACCCACCTTCCAGACCAAGGGCATCTTCAGCCAGAACGGCAAGGCCGAGGTGTGGATCACGGACGACGCCCGGCGCATGATGGTGCAGATGAAGTCCAAGCTGAGCTTTGGCTCGCTGAACCTGTACCTGCGCTCGGCGGCGGGGACCCGGGAGCCCTGA
- the rpsF gene encoding 30S ribosomal protein S6, whose amino-acid sequence MAKLKIRRNPTRRYEAVYIFDSALEDTVIVEKLEKLQSLLNLAEPAEIEHWGRRQLAYKIGRHENGYYVISHFTTVPTTLPEFERALKLDETVVRYLVTLHEHELGAPKLSDEELASRRRASDDDDDDEE is encoded by the coding sequence GTGGCAAAGCTCAAAATCCGCCGCAACCCGACGCGGCGCTATGAAGCCGTGTACATCTTCGACAGCGCGCTCGAAGACACGGTGATTGTGGAGAAGCTGGAAAAGCTGCAGTCCCTGCTCAACCTCGCGGAACCCGCCGAGATCGAGCACTGGGGCCGTCGTCAGCTCGCCTACAAGATTGGCCGTCACGAGAATGGCTACTACGTCATCAGCCACTTCACGACGGTCCCCACGACGCTTCCCGAGTTCGAGCGTGCGCTCAAGCTCGACGAGACCGTGGTTCGCTACCTGGTGACGCTGCACGAGCATGAGCTCGGCGCGCCCAAGCTCAGCGATGAAGAGCTCGCTTCGCGCCGTCGCGCGAGCGATGACGACGACGACGACGAGGAATAA